A part of Caloenas nicobarica isolate bCalNic1 chromosome 10, bCalNic1.hap1, whole genome shotgun sequence genomic DNA contains:
- the CILP gene encoding cartilage intermediate layer protein 1 — protein sequence MVTAKGWILFLFLGATSILGQRLLKPALSRIQIGQKTFSPLVMLSLESTRSSSRRGNPTFTYARRSPLVQDPKRFLSPWSKWSECSGKCGQTGVQKRTRSCLAEHLWGVHCNEATEEGRLCIGHDCSVCNLTCPMGRVNADCDSCMCEDVTLLGKVSLEDGSPAVDARVYLQAEKLKLLTTADNRGMFRIPGVCPDGKNTLKVKKAKYATATVTVPESNWRNLAIQVQLHRSGKPYILRSPDDKARRVGQSVALCCDALGNPAPDRYLWYHNGSLLDPSLYKYKNNLILKNLNRDQAGEYFCKASSAGGSVKSQSAKLAVIGRQEAACNSQPQSHLIRLPHDCFQKATNSFYYDVGKCPAKTCAGKLDKGLRCKDNVAYCCGVSKMETRDISCDGYKLPTKVVVQCGCKKCTETKITVRGRATAADNGEPLRFGHIYMGNKRVSMTGYKGTFSIQIPADTERLVLTFVDRLQKFVNTTKVLPFKENGGAVFHEIKLLRKQAPVTLESTETNVISLGEMEEDDPIAELEIPPNAFYRKNGEAYRGKVKASVTFLDPRNISTAPVTQSDLNFVDEEGDIFPLRTYGMFSVDFTDEQGTESLNAEEVKVHLDAAQVKMPEHLQEMKLWSLNPETGLWEEEGDFNLEKSRRRKREERTFLVGNMEIKERRLFNLDVPESRRCYVKVRAYRSERFLQSEQIQGVVISIINTEPTPGYSSNPRAWGRFDSVVTGPNGACVPAFCDEQNPEAYAAYILASMGGEELEAVSSAPKLNPNAIGVPQPYLNKLNYRRTDHEDSSTKKTAFSINMAKPSPNSPEENNGPIYAYENLRECEEAPHSAAHFRFYRIEGDRYDYNTVPFSEDDLMSWTDDYLAWWPKPMEFRACYIKVKINGPQEVNIRSRNMGGTHPRTIGKLYGIRDVRSIRDPTQPDVSAACLEFKCSGMLFDQDRVDRTLVKVVPQGSCRRESVNSMLHEYLVNHLPMATNNDSSEYTMLAPLDPLGHNYGIYTVTDQDPRIAKEIALGRCFDGTSDGTSRTMKSNVGVGLTFTCSERSAAEQSIFQSQRNSGQQSILVLPGESPAYGRQPASRRIPQSRIPTRG from the exons atggTCACCGCAAAAGGATGgatcctcttcctctttctggGAGCCACGTCCATTTTAG GTCAAAGGCTTCTGAAACCAGCCCTCAGCAGGATCCAGATAGGACAGAAAACCTTCAGCCCGCTGGTGATGCTCAGCTTGGAGA GTACAAGGAGCAGCTCTCGCCGGGGGAACCCAACCTTCACCTACGCCAGACGCA GTCCGCTGGTGCAAGATCCAAAAAGGTTTTTGTCTCCATGGTCGAAATGGAGCGAATGCTCGGGGAAGTGTGGCCAAACAGGCGTGCAGAAGCGTACCAGATCCTGCCTCGCTGAGCACCTCTGGGGCGTGCACTGTAACGAAGCAACGGAGGAAGGGCGGCTCTGCATCGGACACGATTGCTCAG TCTGCAACCTCACCTGCCCCATGGGCCGCGTCAACGCCGACTGCGATTCCTGCATGTGCGAGGACGTGACACTGCTCGGGAAGGTCTCTCTCGAGGACGGGTCACCCGCTGTCGATGCCCGGGTCTACCTGCAAGCCGAGAAACTCAAGTTGTTGACAACAGCCGATAACAGGGGCATGTTTAGGATCCCAGGGGTTTGTCCTGATGGCAAAAACACCCTTAAAGTAAAGAAAGCTAAATATGCAACAGCGACTGTCACCGTGCCGGAGAGCAACTGGAGAAACTTGGCGATTCAAGTACAGCTGCACCGATCAG GCAAACCCTACATTTTGAGGAGCCCCGACGACAAAGCCAGGAGAGTGGGACAGAGCGTGGCGCTTTGCTGCGATGCCCTCGGGAACCCAGCCCCTGACCGCTACCTCTG GTATCACAACGGCTCGCTGCTGGATCCCTCCTtatacaaatataaaaacaaCCTGATTCTGAAGAACCTGAACAGAGACCAGGCTGGAGAGTATTTCTGCAAGGCCAGCAGTGCCGGGGGGTCAGTGAAGTCTCAATCGGCCAAACTTGCTGTCATAG GAAGACAAGAGGCAGCCTGCAACTCTCAACCCCAAAGCCACCTCATCCGGCTTCCACACGACTGCTtccaaaaagcaacaaactcCTTCTACTACGATGTGGGCAAGTGCCCAGCAAAGACCTGTGCTGGGAAGCTGGATAAGGGACTCCGGTGCAAGGACAACGTCGCCTACTGCTGCGGGGTGTCCAAGATGGAAACCAGAGACATCTCCTGCGACGGGTACAAGCTCCCCACTAAAGTCGTCGTACAATGTGGCTGCAAAAAATGCACCGAGACCAAAATAACAGTTCGAGGCAGAGCCACAGCAGCAGATAACGGTGAGCCACTGAGGTTTGGCCACATCTACATGGGGAACAAAAGAGTAAGTATGACCGGCTACAAGGGAACCTTCTCCATCCAAATCCCGGCAGACACGGAGAGACTGGTTCTAACTTTTGTTGATCGGCTGCAGAAATTTGTGAACACAACAAAAGTTCTGCCTTTCAAGGAAAACGGAGGCGCTGTGTTTCATGAGATCAAGCTCCTAAGAAAGCAAGCCCCTGTTACACTGGAATCAACTGAAACCAATGTCATTTCTTTGGGAGAAATGGAAGAAGATGATCCAATTGCTGAATTAGAAATTCCTCCCAAtgcattttacaggaaaaatggAGAAGCCTACAGAGGCAAAGTGAAAGCCAGCGTGACATTTCTGGACCCAAGAAACATCTCAACTGCCCCCGTGACACAAAGTGACCTGAACTTTGTAGATGAGGAAGGAGACATATTCCCGCTTCGCACGTACGGCATGTTTTCCGTGGACTTCACGGATGAACAGGGCACCGAGTCTCTTAATGCAGAAGAAGTGAAGGTTCATTTGGATGCTGCTCAGGTCAAGATGCCAGAGCACCTGCAAGAGATGAAGCTTTGGTCTCTGAACCCAGAGACAGGATTatgggaggaagaaggggacTTCAACCTTGAGAAAAGCAGACGACGCAAAAGGGAGGAGAGAACGTTTTTGGTTGGGAACATGGAGATCAAAGAAAGGCGGCTTTTTAACCTGGACGTCCCAGAGAGCAGACGGTGCTACGTCAAAGTCCGAGCCTACAGAAGCGAGAGGTTCCTGCAAAGCGAGCAGATCCAAGGGGTTGTGATTTCTATTATAAACACGGAGCCAACACCGGGGTACTCCTCCAACCCCAGAGCCTGGGGCCGTTTTGACAGCGTGGTCACCGGTCCCAACGGTGCCTGTGTGCCCGCCTTCTGCGACGAGCAAAACCCCGAGGCCTACGCAGCTTATATTTTGGCGAGCATGGGGGGTGAAGAGCTCGAAgctgtgtcctctgctcccaaaCTCAACCCTAACGCTATCGGGGTCCCACAGCCGTATCTCAACAAGCTCAACTACAGGAGAACAGACCACGAGGACTCCAGCACTAAGAAAACAGCGTTCAGCATTAACATGGCCAAGCCAAGCCCTAATTCCCCAGAAGAGAACAACGGCCCTATTTATGCCTATGAAAACCTAAGAGAGTGCGAGGAAGCTCCACACAGCGCTGCTCACTTCAGGTTTTACAGGATAGAGGGAGACCGCTATGACTACAACACCGTTCCTTTCAGTGAAGACGACCTCATGAGCTGGACCGACGACTACCTGGCATGGTGGCCCAAGCCCATGGAATTTAGAGCCTGCTacattaaagtaaaaataaacgGACCCCAAGAGGTGAACATAAGGTCTCGGAACATGGGTGGGACGCACCCGCGGACCATTGGCAAGCTCTATGGCATCAGGGATGTTCGCAGCATCCGTGACCCCACGCAGCCGGACGTGTCAGCAGCCTGCCTGGAGTTCAAGTGCAGCGGCATGCTCTTTGACCAAGACCGCGTGGACCGCACGCTCGTGAAGGTGGTTCCCCAAGGCAGCTGCCGCCGAGAGAGCGTCAACAGCATGCTCCACGAATACCTGGTGAACCACCTCCCCATGGCTACCAACAACGACTCCAGTGAGTACACGATGCTGGCTCCTCTCGACCCGCTGGGGCACAACTATGGCATCTACACCGTCACTGACCAAGACCCAAGGATCGCCAAGGAAATCGCCCTGGGCAGGTGTTTCGACGGCACGTCCGACGGCACCTCCAGAACCATGAAAAGCAACGTTGGCGTTGGGTTGACTTTCACCTGTTCGGAGAGGAGTGCAGCGGAGCAAAGCATCTTCCAGTCCCAGAGGAACTCGGGCCAGCAGTCCATCCTGGTTCTGCCGGGGGAGAGCCCCGCGTACGGACGGCAGCCAGCGAGTCGCCGAATCCCCCAAAGCAGGATCCCGACGAGAGGTTAA